The Terriglobia bacterium genome has a window encoding:
- a CDS encoding DUF4824 family protein yields the protein MRRWGPFLAIAWVLLSSAIALLGVARNRAGEPDADVVLTERELRLPPSLAEENTGLSLLLTWSGMDPSSPGEAAWLDRAKLESLGFDCRLPSEASSAVAHYGRVPPREVVLVLEFDPDRKEPSATRLFVVDAGLDPVDLRRRYPDRSRYVVARGIMRVFAAPGSGEELRGQVVSLLIREIHVPRSQRSLLDSLITRNRDAKDSAGSAAAHAAGKIAAGPPLGPPRYKVRVRWGRRLEPWIESVEPL from the coding sequence ATGAGGCGCTGGGGACCGTTCCTCGCGATCGCGTGGGTGCTGCTCAGTAGCGCGATCGCGCTTCTCGGCGTCGCGCGGAACCGGGCCGGGGAGCCGGACGCGGACGTCGTGCTCACCGAGCGGGAGCTGCGCCTCCCGCCGTCGCTGGCGGAGGAGAACACCGGGCTCTCCCTTCTGCTCACCTGGTCCGGTATGGACCCGTCGTCGCCCGGGGAGGCCGCGTGGCTCGACCGAGCGAAGCTCGAGAGCCTCGGATTCGACTGCCGCCTCCCCTCGGAGGCCTCGTCGGCCGTCGCGCATTACGGGCGCGTGCCTCCCCGCGAGGTCGTCCTGGTCCTCGAATTCGACCCGGACCGTAAGGAGCCATCGGCGACCCGCCTCTTCGTCGTGGACGCCGGTCTCGACCCCGTCGATCTGCGCCGCCGCTATCCCGATCGCTCCCGGTACGTCGTGGCCAGGGGCATCATGCGGGTGTTCGCCGCACCGGGCAGCGGTGAGGAGCTGCGCGGACAGGTGGTCTCGCTCCTCATCCGCGAGATTCACGTCCCTCGGAGCCAGCGCTCGCTGCTCGACTCGCTCATCACGCGCAACCGCGACGCGAAGGACTCCGCCGGGTCCGCGGCGGCTCACGCCGCCGGGAAGATCGCGGCCGGCCCGCCGCTCGGCCCTCCCCGCTACAAGGTCCGTGTCCGCTGGGGGCGGCGTCTCGAGCCCTGGATCGAAAGCGTCGAGCCGCTGTAG
- a CDS encoding DUF2157 domain-containing protein translates to MTREDAQKRADRVRAFRDEIQELEREGVAVLPDDLRGRIRAHHDALLERLAGRFDVDRTDSEKQLSQGMRIASFLGAVALSFAVFFFFYRFWGAIPTWAQVALLVAAPILSVVGMEVAARREKTLYFSGIVGLVAVASFGLTLTMLGDIFNIGDSPDAFLAWGLFAGILAYTYGLRLLLLAAVVGVTVFVSGRVGAWGGAYWGNFLERPENLFLSGVALLAIPAAAQHRSLPSFPPLYRVTGLLSLFVPILLLGQIGRLSCLDLPHTTVQTVYQLLGFVAGAIAVGIGVRRRWAETTGLASGFLVVLVYLKFFNWWWQWMPKWLFFLILGAVAVGFLLLLRRLQAATRRSAG, encoded by the coding sequence ATGACCCGCGAGGACGCCCAGAAGCGCGCGGACCGCGTCCGCGCGTTCCGCGACGAGATTCAGGAGCTGGAGCGGGAGGGGGTCGCCGTGCTCCCGGACGATCTCCGCGGGAGGATCCGCGCGCACCACGACGCGCTCCTCGAGCGCCTGGCCGGGCGATTCGACGTGGACCGCACCGACTCGGAGAAGCAGCTGTCCCAGGGTATGCGCATCGCCTCCTTCCTGGGCGCCGTCGCGCTCTCCTTCGCGGTGTTCTTCTTCTTCTACCGGTTCTGGGGGGCGATCCCGACCTGGGCACAGGTCGCGCTGCTGGTGGCCGCGCCCATCCTCTCGGTCGTCGGGATGGAGGTCGCCGCGCGCCGGGAGAAGACGCTCTACTTCTCCGGGATCGTCGGGCTCGTGGCCGTGGCGAGCTTCGGGCTGACGTTGACGATGCTGGGAGACATCTTCAACATCGGCGACTCTCCGGACGCGTTCCTCGCCTGGGGGCTCTTCGCGGGCATTCTCGCGTACACGTACGGCTTGCGGCTGCTCCTCCTGGCGGCGGTCGTGGGCGTCACCGTGTTCGTGTCGGGGCGGGTCGGAGCCTGGGGCGGCGCTTACTGGGGCAACTTCCTGGAACGACCCGAGAACCTCTTCCTCTCGGGAGTCGCTCTCCTCGCGATCCCGGCGGCGGCGCAACATCGCTCGCTGCCCTCGTTCCCGCCGCTGTACCGCGTCACCGGCCTGCTATCCCTGTTCGTTCCCATCCTGCTCCTCGGGCAGATCGGCAGGCTGAGCTGTCTGGATTTGCCACACACCACCGTACAGACCGTCTACCAGTTGCTCGGCTTCGTGGCCGGCGCGATCGCGGTCGGCATCGGCGTTCGGCGTCGCTGGGCCGAGACGACCGGTCTCGCGAGCGGGTTCCTCGTGGTGCTCGTCTACTTGAAGTTCTTCAACTGGTGGTGGCAGTGGATGCCCAAGTGGCTGTTCTTCCTGATCCTCGGCGCGGTCGCGGTCGGCTTCCTTCTACTGCTGCGCCGGCTGCAAGCCGCGACGAGGAGGAGCGCGGGATGA